In Ciona intestinalis chromosome 11, KH, whole genome shotgun sequence, the DNA window TTCAAATGTGATgctttgaatttaaataaagtctTCGATTGCCGCAcgatttactttatcctatcCGTACGTAAGTATAGAAACATCGAGAATTTAATTCATCTGTTTCAATTAATACAAAAGGTTCCATGTTCTTGAAGCCTCTAAGATTAGGGTCTTTAATCGATATGCTCGATCCAATTGTATCAGACGNNNNNNNNNNNNNNNNNNNNNNNNNNNNNNNNNNNNNNNNNNNNNNNNNNGCTGGGGTCTaattagtacagtgtccaaattttaggttggtggcaccagtagaaggtatcgaaaatggccgctataatatctgtattctaggatcaccttggttaCATAAGGCCTAtcagaataattaaaacaacgaaggaTTTAAAGTATATAGATGATAGATCTAGAATAGCgtatttaaagtatataatatatatatcagttGAAAGTTGAAGCAAGACTGTAATTAATGGCATGCATGTCTTACCAGACTGCCATGCCCCATCTTCAAACTTAAGTTCATTCCCGTTTAATTTAAGCGAAGCTGAGCCGTAGTCGAGACCGAATTCTTGCGCGCGTTGTGAAACATCGAGAGAAGCAAGATTGGACAACGATGCAGCTTTACGTGGAGTTGCTTTCTTTGGGCTGAAGCCTTTTGGGCTAAACAAACTTAACATATTGGCtttattacttaaaatacttttataaacGAAATCTGAATTAACCGaaaaacaattgaattttTCGAACTAAAAAAACCATCGACTGCAGTTAAAAATGGTGTTTAACATAGAGATCGtttgaattatattttacgAAAAACTGTTATCTCTTATTCTCGTCTCGTgttactaaaaatattttaacatttaaatagaGCTTCCTGCGAATTCCTTAATTATACGACATATATTCCCGTAAGCCCGTGTCAATGCTGTCTATAGTAATAGTTTGAGAGTTATTGCCAACCTATACTGTGTGAGTTAGTGACCAAATTCTATACTTGAAATCAACTTTGGGGtaacaataaaagttaaaagtatCAAACATCTGCTATTGGATAAAACAGTCAGAACCAGAGTTCGTATATACAGATCctctatatatgtttatacgactctggttcGAACTgatcaaaataaaatgtctATGGTTGCTAGAGACGCAAATCTCACGTAGGGACTTCCCCTACTTGTAAGTTTAGGATTTttgtcaaagtttttttaatttttaaaatggattTCGTCTCCGAAAAACCCAAACCTGTACGACTAGGGCGAGATTCAATAACTCTTCGCACACAAGAGTCGAATTATATCCCAGTAATAAGCGACATTCCGTATGTAACTAGAACTCAAGCAAAAGCGTGGCTAGCTTACAAGGGAGCGCGGCCGATCCACCGAACTACTCTACAATTAGATAGAACACGTCATAAACTCGATTATGTGACGTTGTATAAACATGTAAGTATCAAAACttgtaaattttgttgtgCACTACAAATTCCGCTTGCACGaatggtgttttaaatagtCAATGGCAGATTTAATAGCAAATTTCGATATTCTTTAAGATgttgaatataatatatataatatataaaacttttactaTTTGTACGAGTACATTCGGGGGAAAATATTTTAGGTAAACATTAACAAATTTCAATtgaagctgttttgtattttgcgCAGCATTAACATCATTATCATCATATATATCATCCAAGaataatatatgatttctattccAGTATCACCGTGGCAATCCAAAACTCAGTGGAGTGAGACGCCCCCCAACTTGCCCCTCATTGTTTACATCACAATGGGAGATTGGGGAAAACAATGAGCGTTGTTTCAACACAAACCACAATGTTATGTTTCCACCAAAAACAGGAGAATCCGTAaattatttagatattctttatttttaaaactgcgATTTTCCACCAGTGTACAATTCAAAATGTCCATGACAACATTTAATCTTGGCGTCTTATAATAAGTGTCGTTTTTCTGTAAGTTTCTGtcactttaattttttaaagaatcatATTGTTATTcgtatttaaaatgatatgtttttttataattcccaacaaaaaaactttttttttgttataaaatcaTGCATGTCATTCTTACATAGCACTTTGAGGGTAATGGGCCACCCAGGCCTAAGTTGCGTGTCACGCTGCAGGGTCTCACTCACATAGAATACGTAACAAttaagtattatgacatcacaaccacagtattatgacatcacaaccactcAATAGATATCATTGATGCGCGACGTACAAGTTCGTAATCGCGTGAGCAACACCCATGGATTGAGAATGGTGGACGTCACCCACCATGACGAGGGGGCGTCATATTTTACCTCGTATCGTAACTCCCACGATGCATTGGGGCAATCTCGGGGTAGGGGAGTTCCCCATGTTA includes these proteins:
- the LOC100185759 gene encoding protein chibby homolog 1-like, translating into MLSLFSPKGFSPKKATPRKAASLSNLASLDVSQRAQEFGLDYGSASLKLNGNELKFEDGAWQSEGGAGGVPHREMIKLKKENTRITEENNMLRLKIDILLDMLSEATAESHILEKERDDAVKRRKK
- the LOC100184141 gene encoding uncharacterized protein LOC100184141, producing the protein MDFVSEKPKPVRLGRDSITLRTQESNYIPVISDIPYVTRTQAKAWLAYKGARPIHRTTLQLDRTRHKLDYVTLYKHYHRGNPKLSGVRRPPTCPSLFTSQWEIGENNERCFNTNHNVMFPPKTGESISLMRDVQVRNRVSNTHGLRMVDVTHHDEGASYFTSYRNSHDALGQSRGRGVPHVRKKPPVFNIISGEISAPTSGRIDHRLRSGNRVLSEQRRRSNIYQTFQLG